The following coding sequences lie in one Rutidosis leptorrhynchoides isolate AG116_Rl617_1_P2 chromosome 6, CSIRO_AGI_Rlap_v1, whole genome shotgun sequence genomic window:
- the LOC139851417 gene encoding ubiquitin domain-containing protein DSK2b-like produces the protein MSGDSAVTDGVNSRNSYVTVNVRHASNGTKYSVQASLEGSVEALKSAIEWESDIPSGQQQLMYKGRGLQDAYSLKSYGLEAGEHCAAGSWFL, from the exons ATGTCCGGTGATAGTGCTGTGACCGACGGCGTTAATTCCAGAAACTCATACGTCACTGTTAACGTACGGCATGCTTCCAATGGCACGAAATACTCAGTTCAGGCGAGCCTCGAGGGGTCCGTCGAGGCGTTAAAGTCTGCTATCGAATGGGAGTCTGATATTCCGTCCGGACAGCAACAATTGATGTATAAGGGACGTGGTTTGCAAGATGCTTACAGTCTTAAGAGCTATG GATTAGAAGCAGGGGAACACTGTGCAGCTGGTTCATGGTTCCTTTGA